One stretch of Cheilinus undulatus linkage group 5, ASM1832078v1, whole genome shotgun sequence DNA includes these proteins:
- the polr3d gene encoding DNA-directed RNA polymerase III subunit RPC4 — protein MADSGSSDPAGQRVPTPGGSNAGLLMGRRPGGAMTPGRLPAMRSRDLTLGGVKKKTFTPNIIGRKVKEDPKVETSQRRERKDEGRGRGPRERGRGRGRGEMIQSHSIFEQGPAEMMMKKRGGYDDEREAPSMGPSPIINIKKEKRETEEETKEILRSLERDNFIDDPFLRSEQSSCPVQLPLAVSGWGFKEEFSTPAVKIEKMDEDGEPMEAAVEVKKEPMEVDIKKSEAAFRPPPLPEPEVLPDLLHRWSLSKGEELFFMQLPDSLPGQPPTKEHRPVKTEVQSEDGQSVLLKTETQEEEAEESCCSLKDLREGLIGKMLVRKSGRVQLILGQVTLDVSLGTSCSFLQELVSIGTEGRTGDLTVLGNVKHKMVCSPDFEALLESSA, from the exons ATGGCAGATTCAGGTTCAAGTGACCCTGCTGGTCAACGTGTGCCGACCCCTGGAGGAAGTAATGCGGGACTGCTGATGGGTCGGCGACCAGGTGGAGCCATGACTCCTGGCCGCCTCCCCGCTATGAGGTCCAGAGACCTCACCCTGGGAGGGGTAAAGAAG AAAACGTTCACACCCAACATCATCGGCCGAAAAGTCAAAGAAGA CCCAAAGGTTGAAACcagtcagaggagagagaggaaagatgAGGGTCGAGGTCGAGGCCCCAGAGAAAGAGGCAGGGGCCGAGGTCGCGGAGAGATGATCCAGTCCCACTCTATTTTTGAACAGGGGCCTGcagagatgatgatgaagaagagaG GTGGATATGATGACGAGAGAGAAGCCCCAAGCATGGGACCCTCACCcatcataaatatcaaaaaggagaagagagagactGAGGAGGAGACCAAAGAGATTCTGCGAAGTCTGGAACGAGACAAC TTTATAGACGATCCCTTCCTGAGGAGCGAGCAGAGCAGCTGCCCCGTCCAGCTCCCCCTCGCTGTGTCAGGCTGGGGATTCAAGGAGGAGTTTAGTACGCCCGCTGTTAAAATAGAGAAGATGGACGAGGATGGTGAACCCATGGAAGCTGCTGTTGAAG TGAAGAAGGAGCCAATGGAGGTTGATATAAAGAAGTCAGAGGCCGCGTTCAGACCTCCACCTCTCCCTGAGCCTGAAGTCCTGCCTGACCTACTGCACAGGTGGAGTCTGAGCAAAGGGGAGGAGCTGTTCTTCATGCAGCTGCCGGACTCGCTGCCCGGTCAGCCCCCCACCAAAGAGCACAGGCCTGTGAAAACAGAGGTGCAGTCTGAGGATGGACAGTCTGTGCTTTTGAAAACAGAAACTCAG GAGGAGGAAGCAGAAGAGAGCTGCTGCAGTCTGAAAGACCTACGGGAGGGCCTCATAGGAAAAATGCTGGTGCGCAAGTCTGGCCGTGTACAGCTCATCCTGGGACAAGTGACACTCGATGTGTCTCTAGGAACATCATGCTCTTTCCTGCAG GAGTTGGTCTCTATTGGCACAGAAGGAAGAACAGGTGATTTGACTGTATTGGGGAATGTCAAACACAAAATGGTTTGCTCCCCGGACTTTGAGGCTCTGCTGGAGAGCAGTGCTTGA